TATATATGGAAATAAATGGATTCAAAAGTAGTGTAGGGTATCATAATAAGAAGTGGGCCTCTATTATGCTTTCTTTTGGACTTATTCCGACTGATACAGGCTTTGAAGGTGGCAAGACAACGGGATATGCAATTACACAGCTTATTGATAATAATGGACCATTCTATAAAGCTACTCAAAAACTTTTAAATTCCGGATTTTCTTTTCCATGGGCTGATTCATTTTATAACAATGAGCAAAAAGAAATACCTCAGACAATTGAAGTTAGATCTTACACTGGTGGAAAAAGAGTAAAATACAGCTGCGGGTGTTCGAACGTCTGGGGAAAACCAGGACTTGAAATAAAATGTACGAAATGTGGAAAAATATTTAAATTAATAAAGTAATATTTTTACGAATTATAATGTAACAGTAATTAAAAAAAGACGACAGACAATACAAAATTAATAGATACAGTAAAAAACAAAAAGAAAAATCATAAATAGAAGAAATAGAATTTCTATGTTATAATCATATAATAAATAAGCTATTTTTGTGAGATAAAACTGTATGCCTACATTAGATTGGATTGGAAAAAAGAAAGTTGTTAATCATCATTTGGAAGTTCCTTTTAAAGTACTAAAAAAATCTTATACATATTCAGCTGATGGAAAAGCTAAAGACTCTGAAAATAAAATTATACATGGAGATAATTTAGAAGCATTAAAATCTCTTTTACCAGAATATGAAGGAAGAATAGATTGTATTTACATTGATCCTCCTTATAATACAGGAAACGAAGGATGGATTTACAACGACAATGTGAATGACCCACGCATTAAAAAATGGCTTGGTGAAGTTGTTGGTAAAGAAAGTGAAGATTTTACACGACACGACAAATGGTTATGCATGATGTATCCACGCTTAAAACTTTTGCACAAACTATTGAATGAAAAGGGGGCAATCTTTATAAGTATTGATGACAACGAACAAGCAAATTTAAAACTAATTTGCGATGAAATTTTTGGAAGTGGAAACTTTGTGGCTAATATTAGTTGGCAAAGAACTTATTCAATTCGTAACGATTCAAAAGGTATTCCAAGTGAAGTTGAACATATAATTGTTTACAGTAAAACTCCAGAATGGCAGCCAAATCCATTACCTAGAACTGCAGAAATGGATAAAGCATACAAAAATCCAGATAACGATGAAAATGGGGCTTGGATGAGTGGGTCCCCTGTTGCTCCAGCAGCATCAACACATCAAGGTATGGTTTATGCAATTCAGCATCCATTTACAGGTGAAATGATTTATCCTAGTGATACAGCTTGCTGGCGTTATCAACAGGATGCAATGCTTGAATATATGAATGGTTGGTGTGATTACAAACTTGAAGACTTACACGATGAAGAAGAACGTGCAAAAGTTTGTGGTATTCCATCTGATAAAATTCGAAAAAATGTAAAAGCAATTGTTCTTGCTAAATCATTGGAAGAATCAAAAAAACAAGCAAAAAAAGTTTATGACCGTGGAAATTGGCCACGTTTCTATTTTACGAATAATGGTAAAGGTGGAATCCGACGTAAGGTATACCTAGAAGGAGCTGGAGGAAGAATTACAACAAATTTTTACAGTTTTGAAGAATGTGGACATACTGACGAAGCAAAAAAAGAAATTAAATCCATATTTGGTGGATCAGCACCTTTTGATACTCCAAAACCAACACGACTAATCGAACGCATACTTCAAATTGCTACCAATAAAGATTCTGTTATTCTTGATTCTTTCGCTGGTTCTGCTACAACGGCCCATACTATTTTAAATATGAATAATAAAGATAATGGGAACCGTAAATTTATTATTATTGAAATGATGGATTATGCAGATAGTATTACTGCTGAAAGAGTGAAACGAGTAATAAAAGGTTATAATGATATACAAGGAACTGGAGGAGATTTTTCTTTCTATGAACTTGGTGAGCCTCTACTAATTAATGGACTCCTTAATGAAAATGTAGACACCGGAAAAATACGTGAATATGTGTGGTTTACTGAAACTCATTCAAAATTACAACACGAAAAAACAAAAGATAATGAATACTTTTTAGGAAAGCACAACGAAGCTGGTTATTGGTTTTTCTATAAAAAAAATGAAGAAACTTGCTTAAACTATGATTTTCTTAGCACTATGAAAACAAAGGTAGATCAATACATAATTTATGCAGATGTTTGTCGTTTACCAGATAATTTCTTAAAAGAACACAATATAATCTTTAAGAAAATTCCACGCGAAATACAAAAGTTTTAAGGTGATACAATGGAATTAAAATCTTATCAGGCATTAGTATTAAATGACTTATCTCATTTTCTAGATATCTTACAAGAAAAGAAAAATATTTCAGATAGCTATTCCTATTTTTGGGAGAATCATGAACGTACACCATTAGAGCCAAAACTTGGTGAAACAATAGAACCTTATGATAATTCAGTAAAAGGATGTCCTCATGTTTGTATGAAAGTCCCTACAGCTGGGGGAAAAACTTTTATTGCTTGTTCTTCTTTGAAAGTTATATTTGACCATTTTGGTAAAGATAAAAAACGTGCTGTTGTCTGGCTAGTTCCTTCAGATGCAATTCTACAACAAACTATTAATAATTTAAAAAATACAGAACACCCATATAGACAAAAAATCGATATTGATTTCTCTGGAAAGGTTGAAGTTTACAATAAACGAGAATTACTTAATGGTGCTGGAATTTCAATAGAATCATTTAATCAAAATTTAAGTATTTTTGTATTGAGTTATGACAGTTTCAGGATAAATAATAAAGATGGCCGTAAAGTTTACGAAGATAATGGATATTTACAAAAATTATCACCTATGATTAATGATTATTCTATAGATGATACTATTTCTGTTATGAAAATATTACAGGCATTAAATCCGGTTGTTATTGTAGATGAGAGTCATAATGCAAAATCAGATTTGTCTATACAAATGCTAAACGACTTAAATGCTTCTTTTGTTTTAGATTTAACAGCTACACCTAGAAAAAACAGTAATATTATTTCTTTTGTCCCTGCAATCGAATTAAAAAAGGCAAATATGATAAAACTGCCTGTAATTGTTTCTAATCAGCCTGACAAACATAGTGTTATAAATACAGCACTTTATTTACAAAAACAATTGGAACAAAAAGCACAAGAAGCTTACAATGCTGGTACAGATTCTTATATACGACCTATTGTTTTATTCCAGGCTCAACCTAAAAAAGGTGAAGAAAATACTACCTATGATAAAATAAAACAAATTCTTATAAAAAAAGGAATACCGGAAGAAGAAATAAAAATTAAGACATCAG
The window above is part of the Treponema bryantii genome. Proteins encoded here:
- a CDS encoding site-specific DNA-methyltransferase, producing MPTLDWIGKKKVVNHHLEVPFKVLKKSYTYSADGKAKDSENKIIHGDNLEALKSLLPEYEGRIDCIYIDPPYNTGNEGWIYNDNVNDPRIKKWLGEVVGKESEDFTRHDKWLCMMYPRLKLLHKLLNEKGAIFISIDDNEQANLKLICDEIFGSGNFVANISWQRTYSIRNDSKGIPSEVEHIIVYSKTPEWQPNPLPRTAEMDKAYKNPDNDENGAWMSGSPVAPAASTHQGMVYAIQHPFTGEMIYPSDTACWRYQQDAMLEYMNGWCDYKLEDLHDEEERAKVCGIPSDKIRKNVKAIVLAKSLEESKKQAKKVYDRGNWPRFYFTNNGKGGIRRKVYLEGAGGRITTNFYSFEECGHTDEAKKEIKSIFGGSAPFDTPKPTRLIERILQIATNKDSVILDSFAGSATTAHTILNMNNKDNGNRKFIIIEMMDYADSITAERVKRVIKGYNDIQGTGGDFSFYELGEPLLINGLLNENVDTGKIREYVWFTETHSKLQHEKTKDNEYFLGKHNEAGYWFFYKKNEETCLNYDFLSTMKTKVDQYIIYADVCRLPDNFLKEHNIIFKKIPREIQKF
- a CDS encoding SprT-like domain-containing protein, which translates into the protein MDIYIQIKKAFDFYNQELFNNELPDCIITLSRTTDTIGYFSPKRFVNNSERTVKHELCLNPNYFGVLPLEKELATIVHEMTHLYMEINGFKSSVGYHNKKWASIMLSFGLIPTDTGFEGGKTTGYAITQLIDNNGPFYKATQKLLNSGFSFPWADSFYNNEQKEIPQTIEVRSYTGGKRVKYSCGCSNVWGKPGLEIKCTKCGKIFKLIK